The DNA window GAGCCAGGGGAGACGGCTTggcaggtaaaggtacttactGCCAAACTGCCAACTTAAGCTCAGTCCCGGGgatccacatagtagaaggagaggaccaacgcctataaattgtcttctgacttccatgctgTAGCCACACACAAAAtagccaaaataaaaaagaaaggttaatCAACTTTAAAGAGGTGACTTAGCCAGGCGTACTGGTGCTtgtatagtcccagcactcagagaagggacaggatggttacaagttcaaggccacccttgacTGTATTTCAGTACACTGTCTCtcacaaaatcaaaaagaaaaaaagagttacaTGTCCACGCTCGTTGCTTGGTTGGTCTGGATCACACCAGCAGAAGCGACTGCAAAGTGAGCTGGGAAATGTGTTGGTTCAGGGCAGCCGTGTGCCCACCTGGGCTTCTGGGAAGAGGCACTGAGGCTCACCTGCTGCCCTCCAGGGGCCAGTAACTGAGGCTTCAGCACAGTGGCCATTTCCCTTACCTCTTGCGGTGTCCTCCCACAGATCTCCACGTGGCAGGAGTTAAGGCAGCTGCGGGAGCAGATCCAGAgcctggaggcagagaaggaggctGTGGCGAAGGCAGTGCGAGCCCTGCTGGTGAGCATGGGGACTGCGTGGGCCAGGGCAGCCTGGAGGTGGCAAGGGTGCCTGGAAGGAACAGGAAATAGAGATAAAGGGACTTGAATCATATAGAGAATCGTTACTTAATAAAACAAGCCACCTAGGCCTGATACTCCTCAGCATCCCCAACTAGATTCTACTCCATGTGCCCAACTTCAGTACATAGATTGGACCCCATCCCTGTTCCAAGATGTCTACCACTGCGTCAGAGACAAAAAGTGAGCTTTTCTGCCTCAAGGTCCTTTCCAGGAGCAAAGAGGCCGCCCCTAAGTAGACTCCCTTCTTGTTGCCAGGGCTGACACCCACCCTCTCAACAGTCATGAGGACAGATAGAGTCACTGTTGCTAGGTTAAGGCCAGCCCACAGGGGGCCCACCTGTCCTGAACTGAAGGCTTCCTAGAGAGTCCTGGCTGGGGAGGAGAGAGCCTGGTTAGATAGACCTGAGCTTCCTAACCTTCCCCACTCAGCAGCCCCTTTCCCCAGAAATACTCATACTTGTTACATTTGATTTGTAATTAATTTCCATCATTAATTACCCAAAGTTTTTGCAGCCCTGCATTCCATTACAGCACCCCACATAGATGGCTGCTGCTAAAGTTTTTTGTAACCCCAACATTCAATTACAGTGCCCCATCTAGTGTCACAATCTGACACTTATAAAACTTGACAACCAGTAGCACTAGCACAGATGGCTTCATAGAAGTCACAGAGGGTATGatggcacacagctgtaatcccggCACCTGGCAGGTGGAGGCCCAAGAGTTAGTATCATCCTTAGCTACTGCTTGTCACTGTactgttgctgtggagagacaccacgaccaaggcaacctTAAAGAAAGTATTTCATTGGGACTTGTTACAGTTTCGGAGCGTtggtccattatcagcatggtgggaagcagataGCCATGGCGCTGGAGCGGTAGCTGAGAGCTGTGCATTGTGATatgcaggaagcaggcagagagcaagaAACTAGGCCTGGTGGACAATTTTGATACCTCACAGTCCAACCgcagtgacatacctccttctaatccttccaaacagttcaTCAGCTGGGACTAAGCAAataaatgagcctatggggccattctctttAAAATCACAACagctacataccaagttccaggccagactgccTGTATGATTGTGCAAAAGgtcatttaaacaaaaacagaagcctGAGCCAGGGAGATGACCCagcggctcttgcagaggatctaggtttggttctcagcacccacatcaataGGCTCACAGTCACCTATAACTGCAGCACCAGAAATTCTGAGGCCCCTTCCGGGCATCCACACATGCAGCatcatcacagacacacagagactcataaataagaattaaagtAAAAACAGTAGGGCCAGGAATGTAGCTGACTGCTAGAATATTGTCTACAGTGGCAAAGCCCTAGGTTTAAATCCAGACGCACAAAGAAATAGCTATAGGAAATAAACACGTAATCTCATGTACAAGCCTCGTCTTCCCCCACAGAGCCCAGGAGGAGGGGGCAGTTACCTCACAGTGGTGGGTGTTATTACTGCTGTATTATGTTGCCACCTCATGGCTGTactgatggagaaactgaggcagagtggTGGAGGGACCCAGCCAGGCCCTGACTGAGAGATTCAGATGCCAGTCCTGTTTGAACTTGgccctcttctgtctctgctccagATCCCCAAGTTCATTACCTAACCaccatccccttccctcttctccaccAGGCAAACCAAGACAATGAGCAAGTGCAGAAGGTACGCCTTAATGTCCGCGCCCTGAccagggagggcagggagggctCCATGTGGTCACAGTTCTTCCACTGTCGTGACAGCACAATTCAGACAGGGTTAGGAGGTAAGATAAAAAGAGCAGCTTTTGTTggtgctggaaaggtggctcagtggttaagagcactggctgctcttccagaggtcctgagttcaattcccagcacccacatagtggctgcAACCAtttataataggatctgatgccccctctGGCAtgcagaacacacatacataaaacataaataatttttttttttaaaaaaaattgtttttcaagacaggctttctctgtagctttggagcctctcctggaactagcttttgtaaaccaggctggcctcgaactcacagagatccacctgtctctccctcctgagtgctgggattaaaggtgtgtgctaccactgcccggcataaataaatttaaaaaaaaaagaacagcttcCATTGGAGCTGGATAGATGACTCCATGGTCATGcatgtgtactgctcttgcagaagacccacaCTTGTTCTAagagacattaaaaacaaaagctgccTGTCGCTTTGTAAAGATAAAGCTGACTTCAGGCACAGCTGGCACCAGCTGTTGGCTCCATATCCAGGTTTATTCTGAGCccagctttcttcctttctggcaGAGGAAGTAAGTCAGAGCCGCGCACACCTTCCTCATAGCTCCCTCTGGAGTTCTCAGGCTGATTATGGGTAGCTCAGCTTGGCTCCTATCTCCTCACAGCCAAAGCAAGAGAAAGTTCCCATTGGCCAGGCCTGAACCCTGTTTGAATGAACTTGCCGATTGAGCAGAAATCCAGGTTGCTGGATGGAAAGAGATGGCAAGTGTCTCCGTAGTGTCCTGCCAGCAAGGATGAGCCAGGCTGGTGAAGGGATCCCTGACCCTCCCCAAAGCTAACCCTGTCTGCCATGTCCAGAACCCTCAATATCAGGGCCTCCGGGCCCGTGGCCGGGAAATCCGGAAGCAGCTCACACCACTGTACCCCAGAGAGACCCAGCTGGAGGAGCAGTTCTATCTGCAGGCACTGAGGCTGCCCAACCAGACCCACCCAGACACGGTAAAGGACATTCGAGCTGCAGGGGAAGCAGGGCATCCGAGCTGCTGCCTTCCCTCTGACATGCTCCTCTTCCTGCAGCCTGTTGGGGACGAGAGCCAGGCCAGAGTGCTCCGTGTGGTGGGAGACAAGCCAGGTGAGTTCCTCGGGTctcaggctgggggtggggcatgggTGGTCTTGCGtcagggtggggctgggggttGCAGCTGGAGCAGCCCACCTGACTTGGGCTGAAGCTGAGTCTCCTTACCCTCACTTGTGGGTAGCCCTCCCTGGCATGGTACAGCGTGCCTGGCTGGCCTTCTCCACTCTGTGGGGCTTTTCTTCctagctcctgtgtgtgtgtcttcctgtctgctctcACCTGCCCCCCTCTCTCACCTCACtcatttgtttccttccttccttcccctcacctccctctccatcttctctcctctctccattttcttcccccttcccccatgtccttccctcctccttgctctctaATCCCCCTCTCTCCAattaatctttcttctttcttacccTGCTGTTTTTTACATACAACCAGTTTTCTCCTTCCGACCCCGAGGCCACCTGGAAATTGGCGAGAAACTCGACATTATCCGGCAGAAgtgagccccccaccccaccccaagtctcACCTCCCTCTTACCGCATCCCCCCACACTAACAGCTGGCAGCCAGCTCTGTCCTGCAGCCTTAGGGCACAAGGTGGAGTACCAGGGCTGGGCCTGCCCAAGATGAATATTTGATGCCAGGCCCGCCTAGCATCTGGGCCTCTGCCCCCTGGGCACGCGAGTCCTTTCCCCACCCACCTGGCCCATAGGCACTGCTGGTTTGTCTTCATGTCTGTCTCTAGGCGCCTGTCTCACGTGTCTGGCCACCGGTCCTATTACCTGCGCGGAGCTGGGGCCCTCTTACAGTATGGCCTGGTCAACTTTACCCTCAGCAAGCTTATCAGCAGGGTATGGCCTACCAGAGGACTGCCTGGACAGAGCGGCATTGGTACCAAGCTTAGAGGGATGAAGGATGTTCAAGGGGGCTAAGAATGTAGCTAAGTTAACTGGTGGAGCACTCGCCTGTCATGCAGAAGGCCCTGCTTCCATTccctgggatacacacacacgcacgcacgcacgcacgcacgcacgcacgcacgcactttatccagcactggggaagctgaggcaggaggatcaaagtttCAAGACTGACcttgggctacatagggaaactctgtctcaaaatacaccCAAGAGGGCAGTTCGCATCTCTGTGTATTATCAACACGCTCATTTCCAAGTCCTCTGTGCTTGGTGTCCTGCCGTGGGGGGGACTGCAGATGGCTGGGCAGGCACGATCTCCTTCCTCAGGCCTCACGAGTGTCCTGCCGTGGGGGGGACTGCAGATGGCTGGGCAGGCACGATCTCCTTCCTCAGGCCTCACGAGTGTCCTGCCGTGGGGGGGACTGCAGATGGCGGGGCAGCCACAGTCTCCCCCCTCAGGCCTGCTCTTAGGTTTCTGTGCCTCACTTACCCCTCCCCTCTTGCAGGGCTTCACCCCCATGACGGTTCCAGACCTTCTGCGAGGAGCTGTGTTTGTGAGTATGGCCTGAATGCCATGCCCTCTCTGCCTGAGGAGACTGCCCTGGGCTGGGTCATGGAAGTCAGCCATAATGGGGGAAGAGGGAGCAATTCTGGAAGCTTCTAGAGGAACGGCTGGGGTGACTCCAGAACGGGGGAGGCCAAGGTTACCTGACCCCTGCGCCCGTCCTCCAGGAAGGCTGTGGAATGACACCAAATGCCAACCCATCCCAAATTTACAATATTGACCCCTCCCGCTTCGAAGATCTCAACTTGGCCGGGACAGcagaggtggggctggcaggtgaGCATCTGCCTGGGTGGGAGGGGCACAGCTTCCTGCAGAGGACAGATCACAGCTCTGCAGCTAACACATGCTCCACAGTACAGTGGCTAGCCGTGTTCTCTGACCTGGGTTCTCTAAATCTCACTCCAGCTTCATGTGGAGATGGCAAGCCTGGCTAACCcgttctgcctctttctccttccagggTACTTCATGGACCACTCTGTAGCTTTCAGGGACCTGCCAGTCAGGTGATGCCCAGTTTCTTTAACTCTAGACCCCGTTGGTAATATCTTCTGCCCTCTCTGACCCGGTCTCACATGTGCCTACTAGGATGGTCTGTGCTAGTACCTGCTACCGAGCGGAGACAGACACCGGGAAGGAGCCTTGGGGGCTATACCGAGTTCATCACTTCACTAAAGTGAGTGGCGCAGACCTAGCCGGCCATGCACAggttgccaccaccacccagaaccTCCTGACCCGGTTGCTCCTGCTCTGTCCCAGGTGGAGATGTTTGGGGTGACAGCCCCTGGGCTAGAGCAGAGCTCACAGCTGCTGGATGAGTTCCTGTCCCTGCAGGTGGAGATCTTGACTGAGCTGGGCTTGCATTTCCGGTGCGGAGATGGGTGGGCCCGGTAGGGGTTGAGGAAGGGAGTGGGGCTGACTGGGC is part of the Arvicola amphibius chromosome 8, mArvAmp1.2, whole genome shotgun sequence genome and encodes:
- the Sars2 gene encoding serine--tRNA ligase, mitochondrial, with amino-acid sequence MAASMARFLRPLLARQGLRSKGRCVCNQNPRRSFATEKRVRNLLYEHAREGYSQLPHLDMESLCACPEATARALELRKGELRPADLPAIISTWQELRQLREQIQSLEAEKEAVAKAVRALLANQDNEQVQKNPQYQGLRARGREIRKQLTPLYPRETQLEEQFYLQALRLPNQTHPDTPVGDESQARVLRVVGDKPVFSFRPRGHLEIGEKLDIIRQKRLSHVSGHRSYYLRGAGALLQYGLVNFTLSKLISRGFTPMTVPDLLRGAVFEGCGMTPNANPSQIYNIDPSRFEDLNLAGTAEVGLAGYFMDHSVAFRDLPVRMVCASTCYRAETDTGKEPWGLYRVHHFTKVEMFGVTAPGLEQSSQLLDEFLSLQVEILTELGLHFRVLDMPTQELGLPAYRKFDIEAWMPGRGRYGEVTSASNCTDFQSRRLYIMFETETGELQFAHTVNATACAVPRVLIALLESNQQKDGSVLVPAVLQPYLGTDRITAPTHVPLQYIGPNQPQKPRLPGQPAAS